The following proteins come from a genomic window of Phycodurus eques isolate BA_2022a chromosome 9, UOR_Pequ_1.1, whole genome shotgun sequence:
- the tgfbi gene encoding transforming growth factor-beta-induced protein ig-h3 isoform X2, with protein sequence MKSRLLLAFFLFLFSWSRKSLARSPYQAVLQHSRVRGRQQGPNVCAMQQLRGSDKKYLANCKQWYHRKICNQPTVVTYECCPGYEKIPGERGCPAALPLVNIYNTVGAVGASTTKMYADRAQLREEIEGPGSFTFFAPSNQAWAALPTEILDALVSNVNIELLNALHYHMINRRLTSEELKHGSSFSSMYQDFHVHVHHYSNGIVTVNCARLIKADQHATNGIVHVVDRVITAISNNVHMLIDVDDDLETLRTAIAAAGLTNILENEGQYTIFAPTNEAFEKIPKETLNRILGDPVSLRDLLNYHILKNMRCAESIVSGTPMETLQGTVLEVGCDRDQLTVNGKAVVVKKDQLGTNGVVHYINELLIPDSAKTLLELAESANVARATQMFVEAGLSSHLKGSEPLTVLVPLDDAFTGSVTTDVTKVMTNHIIKEQLSSKSLYHNQELETLSGVKLRVFVYRNNLCIENACLAAHDKTGRYGTMFTVDNVLTPAVGTIMDVLKADDRFSVLVGAIQIAGMTELLNQPGALTFFAPTNAAFDAMSQLEVNKLMRNRQQLSSLLKYHLGEGMVVSGGVGSHTRIKPLQGDKLELGVRNFTVFVNRVPVAHSDLMATNGVVHGVNSIIKPLPPKANREQADGPEASIRSFSSSTSSTRSDSGSFRNDDLFQKVIKSHSSRTMNVAQ encoded by the exons ATGAAGTCGCGTTTGCTGCTTGCGTTTTTTCTCTTCTTGTTCTCATGGAGCCGCAAAAGTTTGGCCCGCTCGCCTTACCAGGCCGTCCTGCAGCACAGCCGCGTCCGCGGACGCCAGCAAGG GCCGAACGTGTGCGCCATGCAGCAGCTGCGAGGCAGCGACAAGAAATATTTAGCCAACTGCAAGCAATGGTATCATCGCAAGATCTGCAACCAACCCAC GGTGGTGACTTACGAGTGCTGTCCGGGTTACGAGAAGATTCCTGGAGAGAGAGGCTGCCCTGCAG CTCTGCCTCTGGTGAATATCTACAACACAGTGGGGGCGGTGGGCGCCTCCACCACCAAGATGTACGCCGACAGAGCCCAACTCAGGGAGGAGATCGAAGGTCCCGGAAGCTTCACCTTCTTCGCGCCCAGCAACCAGGCCTGGGCCGCCCTGCCCACG GAGATATTGGACGCTCTGGTGAGCAACGTGAACATTGAGCTCCTCAATGCTCTCCACTATCACATGATCAACCGCCGGCTGACGTCGGAGGAGCTGAAGCACGGCTCGTCTTTCTCGTCCATGTACCAGGACTTCCACGTACACGTGCACCACTACTCCAACGGG ATCGTGACCGTGAACTGCGCCCGTCTGATCAAAGCGGACCAGCACGCCACCAACGGCATCGTGCACGTGGTGGACCGTGTCATCACGGCCATTTCCAACAATGTGCACATGCTGATCGACGTTGACGACGACCTGGAGACGCTGCGT ACAGCCATTGCCGCCGCCGGTCTGACCAACATTCTGGAGAACGAGGGTCAGTACACCATCTTCGCTCCTACCAACGAGGCCTTCGAGAAGATTCCAAAAGAGACTCTGAACAGGATCCTGGGAGACCCTGTATCCCTTAGAG ATCTGCTCAACTACCACATCCTAAAGAACATGCGCTGCGCAGAGTCCATCGTGTCGGGAACGCCGATGGAGACGTTGCAGGGTACAGTTCTGGAAGTGGGATGCGACAGAGACCAGCTGACAGTCAACGGAAAGGCCGTGGTCGTCAAGAAGGACCAGCTGGGCACCAACGGCGTCGTCCACTACATCAATGAACTGCTCATCCCGGACTCGG CAAAAACTCTTCTGGAGCTGGCCGAAAGCGCCAATGTGGCAAGGGCGACCCAAATGTTTGTGGAGGCGGGTCTGAGCAGCCACCTGAAGGGCTCCGAACCGCTGACCGTACTGGTCCCCCTGGACGACGCCTTCACAG GAAGCGTGACAACTGACGTGACCAAGGTGATGACCAATCACATCATCAAGGAGCAGCTGTCATCCAAGTCCTTGTATCACAATCAGGAGCTGGAGACGCTGTCGGGAGTCAAACTTCGAGTCTTTGTCTACAGAAAT AACTTGTGCATTGAGAACGCGTGCCTGGCTGCCCACGACAAGACGGGACGCTACGGCACCATGTTCACTGTTGACAATGTGCTCACGCCCGCCGTGGGAACAATAATGGACGTCTTGAAGGCGGACGACCGCTTCAG CGTTCTGGTTGGGGCTATACAAATTGCCGGAATGACGGAGCTGCTCAACCAACCCGGTGCGCTGACCTTCTTCGCACCCACCAACGCCGCTTTCGACGCAATGTCGCAGCTGGAAGTCAACAAGCTGATGC GAAACCGCCAGCAGCTGTCGTCCTTACTCAAGTACCACCTGGGTGAGGGGATGGTGGTCAGCGGGGGAGTGGGCTCTCACACCAGGATCAAACCTTTGCAGGGCGACAAGCTGGAGCTGGGCGTG AGGAACTTCACAGTCTTCGTGAACAGAGTGCCGGTGGCCCACAGCGACCTGATGGCCACCAACGGTGTGGTCCACGGCGTCAACAGCATCATCAAACCGCTGC CTCCCAAGGCCAACCGAGAACAAGCGGACGGGCCGGAGGCTTCCATCAGGTCGTTTTCTTCTTCTACCTCTTCCACG CGCTCGGACTCTGGGAGCTTCAGGAACG ACGACCTTTTCCAAAAGGTTATCAAAAGTCACTCCAGCAGGACCATGAACGTCGCTCAGTGA
- the stard15 gene encoding START domain-containing protein 10, with amino-acid sequence MAVHIPDDSDFSSFKDQCLGTQGWTRRYHKGGITVWCCPDDGVNTIQKIKMKIVCKDVSGETLYDVLHDTNYRKKWDSNMIDTYDIGRLTVNADVGYYSWRCPSPLKNRDFVTLRSWLPLGSDFLIINHSVKHAQHPPKNDFVRAVSLLTGYFIQSSGADSSSLYYLSQLDPRGSLPKWVVNRVSQFVAPKAMRRIYKASQKYPEWKRKHNPNLKPWMFPEQNTLPCIRLSELTLQRADSLENIDESGLSEDKAKHSDDDET; translated from the exons ATGGCCGTTCACATTCCGGACGACTCAGACTTCTCATCATTTAAGGATCAGTGCCTCGGTACCCAAGGCTGGACCCGCCGCTACCACAAGGGAGGGATCACCGTGTGGTGCTGCCCCGACGACGGCGTCAACACCATCCAGAAGATCAAG ATGAAAATCGTGTGCAAGGACGTGAGTGGCGAGACGCTGTACGACGTCCTGCACGACACGAACTACCGCAAGAAGTGGGACAGCAACATGATCGACACATACGACATCGGCCGGCTAACCGTCAACGCTGACGTCGGCTATTACTCCT GGAGGTGTCCCAGTCCACTGAAGAATCGAGACTTTGTGACGTTGAGGTCATGGCTTCCTCTTGGCAGCGACTTCCTGATCATCAACCACTCCGTCAAACACGCA CAACATCCTCCAAAGAATGACTTTGTCCGCGCCGTCTCTCTGCTCACCGGGTACTTCATCCAGTCCAGCGGAGCAGACAGCTCGTCTCTGTACTACCTCAGCCAGCTCGACCCGCGAG GTTCTTTACCAAAGTGGGTGGTGAACAGAGTCTCTCAGTTTGTGGCTCCCAAG GCAATGAGGAGGATCTACAAGGCATCTCAGAAGTATCCCGAATGGAAGCGGAAGCACAATCCCAACTTGAAGCCGTGGATGTTTCCAGAGCAGAACACGCTGCCGTGCATCCGTCTGTCCGAGCTGACGCTGCAACGCGCCGACTCGTTGGAAAACATAGACGAGAGCGGCCTGAGCGAGGACAAGGCCAAGCACAGTGATGACGACGAGACTTGA
- the tgfbi gene encoding transforming growth factor-beta-induced protein ig-h3 isoform X1 produces the protein MKSRLLLAFFLFLFSWSRKSLARSPYQAVLQHSRVRGRQQGPNVCAMQQLRGSDKKYLANCKQWYHRKICNQPTVVTYECCPGYEKIPGERGCPAALPLVNIYNTVGAVGASTTKMYADRAQLREEIEGPGSFTFFAPSNQAWAALPTEILDALVSNVNIELLNALHYHMINRRLTSEELKHGSSFSSMYQDFHVHVHHYSNGIVTVNCARLIKADQHATNGIVHVVDRVITAISNNVHMLIDVDDDLETLRTAIAAAGLTNILENEGQYTIFAPTNEAFEKIPKETLNRILGDPVSLRDLLNYHILKNMRCAESIVSGTPMETLQGTVLEVGCDRDQLTVNGKAVVVKKDQLGTNGVVHYINELLIPDSAKTLLELAESANVARATQMFVEAGLSSHLKGSEPLTVLVPLDDAFTGSVTTDVTKVMTNHIIKEQLSSKSLYHNQELETLSGVKLRVFVYRNNLCIENACLAAHDKTGRYGTMFTVDNVLTPAVGTIMDVLKADDRFSVLVGAIQIAGMTELLNQPGALTFFAPTNAAFDAMSQLEVNKLMRNRQQLSSLLKYHLGEGMVVSGGVGSHTRIKPLQGDKLELGVVSAGTSFGFCASFSVNVTSRLQRNFTVFVNRVPVAHSDLMATNGVVHGVNSIIKPLPPKANREQADGPEASIRSFSSSTSSTRSDSGSFRNDDLFQKVIKSHSSRTMNVAQ, from the exons ATGAAGTCGCGTTTGCTGCTTGCGTTTTTTCTCTTCTTGTTCTCATGGAGCCGCAAAAGTTTGGCCCGCTCGCCTTACCAGGCCGTCCTGCAGCACAGCCGCGTCCGCGGACGCCAGCAAGG GCCGAACGTGTGCGCCATGCAGCAGCTGCGAGGCAGCGACAAGAAATATTTAGCCAACTGCAAGCAATGGTATCATCGCAAGATCTGCAACCAACCCAC GGTGGTGACTTACGAGTGCTGTCCGGGTTACGAGAAGATTCCTGGAGAGAGAGGCTGCCCTGCAG CTCTGCCTCTGGTGAATATCTACAACACAGTGGGGGCGGTGGGCGCCTCCACCACCAAGATGTACGCCGACAGAGCCCAACTCAGGGAGGAGATCGAAGGTCCCGGAAGCTTCACCTTCTTCGCGCCCAGCAACCAGGCCTGGGCCGCCCTGCCCACG GAGATATTGGACGCTCTGGTGAGCAACGTGAACATTGAGCTCCTCAATGCTCTCCACTATCACATGATCAACCGCCGGCTGACGTCGGAGGAGCTGAAGCACGGCTCGTCTTTCTCGTCCATGTACCAGGACTTCCACGTACACGTGCACCACTACTCCAACGGG ATCGTGACCGTGAACTGCGCCCGTCTGATCAAAGCGGACCAGCACGCCACCAACGGCATCGTGCACGTGGTGGACCGTGTCATCACGGCCATTTCCAACAATGTGCACATGCTGATCGACGTTGACGACGACCTGGAGACGCTGCGT ACAGCCATTGCCGCCGCCGGTCTGACCAACATTCTGGAGAACGAGGGTCAGTACACCATCTTCGCTCCTACCAACGAGGCCTTCGAGAAGATTCCAAAAGAGACTCTGAACAGGATCCTGGGAGACCCTGTATCCCTTAGAG ATCTGCTCAACTACCACATCCTAAAGAACATGCGCTGCGCAGAGTCCATCGTGTCGGGAACGCCGATGGAGACGTTGCAGGGTACAGTTCTGGAAGTGGGATGCGACAGAGACCAGCTGACAGTCAACGGAAAGGCCGTGGTCGTCAAGAAGGACCAGCTGGGCACCAACGGCGTCGTCCACTACATCAATGAACTGCTCATCCCGGACTCGG CAAAAACTCTTCTGGAGCTGGCCGAAAGCGCCAATGTGGCAAGGGCGACCCAAATGTTTGTGGAGGCGGGTCTGAGCAGCCACCTGAAGGGCTCCGAACCGCTGACCGTACTGGTCCCCCTGGACGACGCCTTCACAG GAAGCGTGACAACTGACGTGACCAAGGTGATGACCAATCACATCATCAAGGAGCAGCTGTCATCCAAGTCCTTGTATCACAATCAGGAGCTGGAGACGCTGTCGGGAGTCAAACTTCGAGTCTTTGTCTACAGAAAT AACTTGTGCATTGAGAACGCGTGCCTGGCTGCCCACGACAAGACGGGACGCTACGGCACCATGTTCACTGTTGACAATGTGCTCACGCCCGCCGTGGGAACAATAATGGACGTCTTGAAGGCGGACGACCGCTTCAG CGTTCTGGTTGGGGCTATACAAATTGCCGGAATGACGGAGCTGCTCAACCAACCCGGTGCGCTGACCTTCTTCGCACCCACCAACGCCGCTTTCGACGCAATGTCGCAGCTGGAAGTCAACAAGCTGATGC GAAACCGCCAGCAGCTGTCGTCCTTACTCAAGTACCACCTGGGTGAGGGGATGGTGGTCAGCGGGGGAGTGGGCTCTCACACCAGGATCAAACCTTTGCAGGGCGACAAGCTGGAGCTGGGCGTGGTAAGTGCTGGCACCTCCTTTGGGTTTTGTGCTTCATTTTCGGTTAACGTCACATCTCGCCTGCAGAGGAACTTCACAGTCTTCGTGAACAGAGTGCCGGTGGCCCACAGCGACCTGATGGCCACCAACGGTGTGGTCCACGGCGTCAACAGCATCATCAAACCGCTGC CTCCCAAGGCCAACCGAGAACAAGCGGACGGGCCGGAGGCTTCCATCAGGTCGTTTTCTTCTTCTACCTCTTCCACG CGCTCGGACTCTGGGAGCTTCAGGAACG ACGACCTTTTCCAAAAGGTTATCAAAAGTCACTCCAGCAGGACCATGAACGTCGCTCAGTGA